From the genome of Magnolia sinica isolate HGM2019 chromosome 12, MsV1, whole genome shotgun sequence:
tgggggccatgctctaaaatgatatgtaaaaatagatagaGGGACGGtaggataaaacacaaacatcacaatggaccccacagagcgcAAAATTCAGCTATGTCGAATTGGTTGAGGTTGTGCTGGAAATGTTGAACCCAACATTGGGTCAGCTCAGGCATGAGCTGAGGAATTGGAATAATATGGTCTGTCTtgataaaataataaattaaaaaataaaaattcgtgTTGGCCATCTAGCCTGCACACCAAATACAAagtgggatggttggattggcttgattttgagTCGTCCAACTTTAACGATGGAGCTAACCTGCTTTACAGGTTCCATTCCAAAATTGAGTGGCACACACCACAGGTAAAAGTGGCCACAATGATAATGTCATCAACTGACGCAGGGGagaacgtgaggtcgagcaccgtcttcctcaagaggataactattccgaatccacggaacttctctggactcttcatagagacttctcgaatccacaaggaaagaaagcagaaaatagaaataaattctaataaattcaaaattgattgatgaataattaaaaacgagttcacaatcctttaaataagggtaccaagcaatgggaaagaaattagaatcaaactacaactcaaactcctagaatccgcgacttactataaatagtaaacttactatttatagacggtcgtgatgctactagtgcgcaaggttttcggccaaaaataataagtgtcctatttggcttcaccagaccgttctcctaattattctaagctcttttcacgttgggcgcaactcctaaagcccgacagatgaagagttataatcaaactaaaacttactatttatagtaaaaacgaaattaaaacagagaaacgaccatcgatcaaggggtttttcgcaattccgggctgcgcaacccggcatagctggttggttggctaaagtagctcgttctaccccaaaatcatatattttacgtcagataactcattccggattgcaagatacgcccgatctaaggtccgatgatccggatcacttctgtcgtcgaccgggccttttctgatccatcttggccatgaaactgtccgcgacccgctctacatcatcaaCCGTTCAAAccattatagggcccacagtggtgtttgtttgtcatctaacctattcataaggtcacatatttcaggatgaagggaaaacacaaacatcagcttgatcaaaaacttcggcggcccacaagaagttttcaactatagcCGTTCAATTCCCACCTTTTCTTTTGTTGTGGCACCTGAGCTTtatatttcaattttgggctcatatgccctaatatgagctaaaaaaacagatgaacacgGGTAAAAGACTTACATCAAGGCAGTCCCCCCAGTCTTCAAACCATGGTAGGGCCTCATTACACAATCTAAGCATACaacccacggtgggccccatgcgtAATCCACAAAGTTTATGAGACATGAAATGATCTTATGATTTGAACGGTCCATATATTAGATAATGCCATAAATAAGCTATTGGCACTTAACCACACCTCGACAACGATCCTAACcttttgatttttgaagttgaatgAAAGCCGTTAAAAATCACATTTATTTTCAGATGGTGATAATCTCAATCATCCATTAAGCGTAACTTTCTAAAGGTAGCTCATTATAGCATAAGATTCAACGGGACGGATGGCTCTGATCTGCAAACCCGTCAGTGTGTGGGCCCCGACGTGTGACAGCACACACTGGATCTTGAGTTGCAAGTCTCCTTTGCAGGCCATTTCTTTGAGAAAAGGTTTGATGTTCTGGAAacgtgtgatggttgatactcgGGTGCTTAAATATTGGATATGTGTGATAAATATTGGATATGTGTGATGTAATTAATACAAAGTAACTTTCCAAATTATGTGTCCCATTTTAGATGTACAATGTACCAAAATCAGGCTTATTTAGattatctaaccattggattcgttgacatttattagatggttaataAGGAAAGagccaatggtcctatttcaccAAATAAGTGTCTCATGGAAGCTGGGGAAAATTACTAAGGCCCTCAGCTctgtggctcaccatgatgtatgtgtcatgtcggatgcggattgcgtcctatcctGCCCGTCTCCAACTGGGAATGGTTAGgagttttgagtggccaccgtaatgcatgagtcttatccacaccgtccatatatatatataagggaaaaggtactatgcactcacctcatgataagctcccgtgagggcgggctgtgtgggccccaccgtgatgcctgtcgaccatcaacactgtgcatttgatgggtcccctctaaattatgggatatcccaaaactcAACCGTATGctgaacttaggtgggccataccatctaaaatcatgtgaagacaccgttaaaacatataaaagcacttggtggggcccacctgagttttgaatgctgctgaaaattggtctgaaccctcatccaagtgagacacacataatggatggactggattttcaaaatacatctcggtgggcccaaatattttaatggtgcacggcccctccccacttctgtatgtggtgtggcccacaaaagtcacggattgacttaatttttgagacctaggtccatgatggaatgatgcatctgactgatgggataaatgttcgaaacgcatcacggtggggtccacacagcttgacctcatgcgacggactcgtgaggtcgagcgcatagtattATCATTTTCGgccataagctaaaaaatgaggtagaaccaaggctcaagtggaccacaagacaggaagctcaccgttgaaacttttctagggcccactataatatttattttccactcaacttattcataaagttgcatagacccggatgaagagaaaacacaaatatcagctccatccaacatttaggtggcctcaagaagttttcaatggtaagatttTTAATCTTcatagtgtagtccacctaagccttgtatctgcctcatttttgggtttatacgctaaaatgataagaaaaaatagatgaacagtgtagataagacccatacatcacggtggccactcaaagctccttcccattcccagctggagactGGCAGAGGTAGGACGCAGTCCGCGTCCGTGACATAACAACTTTTGTTACGCCACctcatttgagatttggaagcggattgcgtggtgtggaCGTCACTAAGTCCTGCCATGCATgtgctatatctacaccgtccatcctttgtaAGGACTCACGTCAGCAAgtcctgtgagccccaccatgatgcaggtgatatatccacaccgtccatccgttttttcggaTTATttaagggcatgaacccaaaaataaaatggatccaaacatcaggtggatcacaccacataaagcagtaggaattgaatgcctaccattgaaaacttttagggccacagaagttttagataagctcgtatttgtgttttctcctcatCTAAGTATGCCTGATCTtaggaacaggttggatggctaataaacagtATAATGGGCTATGAAGATTTAAACGGTGGATATCTTTGGTGTAGtctaattgagttttggatctatctcatgttttggcccatactctaaaatgatctcgtaaaaagaatagacggtgtggatattaagcataaatcataaataaTGTGGAACCCACAGAAATTTTCGGCGTTAACACACCGCGGCGCGTCCAAGAAGAGGGGCTCGAAGTCGGTATCGACCCCTCTCGTACGAATATGTTGGTACAGGTCGGAGTTTTTGGCCCTCACATGATGTAttgattttaccagataattttatcgagtgatcttaaaaatgaggacgatctaaatatcaagtagaccacactacaggaaacagtggtgattgaacatccaccattagaaTTTCCTAGGACTCAATGTAATGCTTGTTTCCCATCCAATATGTTAACTAGATCACAccaacctggatgaaggtaaaacaaagATATGAGGTCGAaccaaaacttttacggccctaaaagcttttaatggtggctaTTCAGTCAcctttgtttcttgtggtgtggtccacttggtattTGGGAcaatttaatttttatataattCCATGAAAGAAGATGGAAAAACAGactaacggtgtggatataacataaatacatcacagtggaccctacaattAAGTATCCACCGAGGTTGTGGCATCCACCGAAGCCGCGAACCTACTTCCTTTTGTCGTGTGATTTGTTCCTGCGCGTTATAGCCGTCCCTCCATTCTTATAATATAAGTATGCCTTTCCTATAAAAACCACCTAACCATTGTTCCATCACCCATCCTCTCTTATTATCTTACCCTTCAATCcatccaaatctctctctctctctctctctctctctctctctttcaaacatGAGTCACCACGAGCAACACCAAGCTCCACAaggaatttttcatttttcatacttTCTCTAAATTCATTTATATTAATAGTTTTAGCTTGGCTCATTGAAATAATAAAAGGGTCGAAATTTTAGTAAAAGAGatttatttttctataatatTTAAATAAGGTTATTAAATAACGATAACAATAGCTGTAACGGTTAGACTCGTTTATATCATTTGGTGAATGTATTTAATAACGGTAACGTGACCATAATGACCAACTTTACAGCTGTTATGACATAGGCCAAAAACCCTTAAATAATtatttgaatgtttatttatttttttaatgtatcaGCCCATATTAGTTCTTCATGCGCATATAACGGCGGTTACGACCATTACAAATTAATGGTGAAAACTATTCTCAAGAATTCAATTTTCAACCTATCTTTAAAATGGGAATCATAAAAGGGatcaattttgaaatttgaattcttTTTGAAATTCAATTCCAAAGAACCCAAATATAAATGCAGCCTCTCATTAGTAGAATCTATTTTCCAAGGGCCGGCTCTTAAAATTCTCACCGATCCCAGCTTGACTAGCCCATGTCATCTATTGAGTCTAAGTTTCAAGTTTATGGGATTTTTTggaggatttatttaatttttggtgCATAAATAGGTGGATGACgattatttatttcaataaaTTCTatcatttttaagaaaaaaaagaaaactcagCTCAACTCCACTCGATTTTGGTCCTTATGAATCAACCACTAATCTTGAGGTTTTAAAACCATGTTAAGATAATAGACCCATGATCATTTCATTCATGTATTGTTTGTTTAGTTTCTTTTTGAATAATATCCACCATTGGATTAATGATCATCTAATTCTTATGGCCCTTTGATTGATCAGTCTATCCTCCACCCGGCCAAGCCTACCCACCTCAATCGTATCCACCGCAGATGGAGGGATACCCTCCCACCGCACCGCCGCCGATGGGGTACCCTACAAAAGATGGGTCTGGGTACCCCCAACAACATGTTCCCGTGGAAACTAAGAGCAGAGGTGATGGATTTTGGAAAGGATGGTAAGTATGGTCTAATTCGATTTTAATTAtttctttgaaattttttatttttttatcaaacATATCTCGACCGTCAGTGTAATAATCAAACAGGCCGTGCGCCCACCATTTGATCACCATTGATGCATTAATTTTCAACGTGCATCGAACTACCCAAGTGGTCCGGTCATTTGAGATCGGCGAGGGCCCACAACCAcaattagtgggtcccaccattttgaCTTGATCATGATCTGAACACCATTAATTTCTTATGATCTTTTTCACTTACTGTGATTTTCCGTTTTTTCCTTCTTGCAGTTTTGCTGCCTTATGTTGCTGCTGCGTCTTGGATGCATGCTTTTGAATGGTGACCAAagatgtgtggatgatttctctTCCTCTATTATTTATGGTTTCTGTCATTTtgatgtaaaaaagaaaagaggatgaTATACTCATTTCCTCTTTGGGAttgtattatttttaaaaatcatttacgAGATGGTTAGTTTTATTTGGAAAAATATTGTCTACATCTAATAAGATGAACCATGTAGGAGGTGGGCTCGTCCTCGATTAGAtttgggcatcaagtcgagttggatcggattgggtccaactcaactcgatccgattttttcAAGAACTTGattcgaactcgattcgatctgagaccgagtccagcagggctaactcgatccgatctaAATCCTTactagcctgacccgaaccgagtcggatcgagttgagttcgtCCAATCGATGTCAAGAtcaagagagaaaggaggagagataggaagagggagagaaaggaggagagatgggtgggtgcggctCTTTTTGGGTAGAGAAAGAGGAGGGATTAGGGCTTCGTTTGAGAGAGGTTGGtggtaaaaaaatgaaaataaaaagtatTACTTGTATAGTACCCGACTGGATCCAATCCGATCCATTCAAATCGGATTTCAGatcagatcggtccggattgaccacgatccgaactcgatccgatgtacgatcggatctgagtggtcctactcgaaCTGCACCGATCCAAGCCTTtagttcggttcggatcgggtcggattctgcccaACTCTAACCTCAATAGTCCAGAGTTCAAAAACTTTAAATTCAGGCTCGATTCTATGTCTACTAGGTTGGGTGCTCTTGCTAGTCTTGAAAACCGATAATAATTGAATGGACAATAATCAATTGGACATAATGGATGGGGTTACATCAACTAAAATAGTCTTCCGCCAATAATTGAATTGACAATATTTATAGTAATGAATGGACATAGCAGTAAGTTGGAGAAAAttcctgcatgggacccaccatgatgtatgtgtaatatctATACTGTCCTTCTAATTCACACCCTTGATGAACCCCaaaggtagatccaaattagGTTCCTttccatggcttagtggtagacagaGTATATTTCAACAATGAGTTCTTGTTGGGGATGTGACAAGCCCTAACACAATTTGTCCGGCGCGGAAGTAATTTCAAACGGAATCACACAACAATTCAAGCATCTATAGAGAACACATaaattttatgttgaaaatcccttgccaaaaaaaaaaaaaaaacacagtatCAAGCAACAAACAATCCACAGTAACAAAAAAGTTAGAAGAGATGGAACAACTTTTAGGTGTGAAAAGTCTAGTTTTCACCCTTTTGAAGCTCTCTCAATCTCATTCAAATGCCAACCAATAAAACATTTCTAGCATccgtttgccatctaacctattcatttggatgaaggaaaaatacaaaaataagcttgaaCCAAACTTCGGAGTTTCTGTGCCAGGCAGTGAAGCAACTAGTGACTGttcattcatgttttttttttttttttcgtatcattgtGGCATGAGttggtccaaatctcaagtggaccaaatcacAAGAAACATGttgttgaacgcccaccattaaaaacttcctcaggccctaaaagttttggatcaaactagtaTTTGTCTTACCTCCATCCATTGTGGTCCCTTAGatatagatctgactcatttttctagatcaagctctaaaattatcagaaaaaatggcatggataaaacatatacatcattgtaggacccaccaagcACTGGCCAATAGCTGGCCATCCAAAGAGAgttaagtttctaatggtgggcatgcaatcccattgtttcttatagtgtggtctactcaagctttggatttgcctcattttttggctcatgacctaattGAGCTGACAAATGCATGAATGGAGTGcccgtggattgggtactacctccaCTAATACCTAACAAGAGATGGACGGTCTTGGCATGGGCTCTGTAGGACCTACCCACAGTGGTGTGTGTGCATCATCCAATcaaagcctcaagtggaccacatcacaggaagcagtggagacaatgatgCCCACTGCTGAAACCATCCTAGggaccatccaacctgtctataaggtcacatagaccatatcgaagggaaaaataaatattagcttgatctcaatccccattgcttccttTTGTGCAGTCCACTTtggggcttataccctaaaatgatctgtaaaaatagatggacggactgACAGAGCCCCTGCCAGGACCGTCCAAAATTCAGCCATGTGGGATAGGGTCAGGGTCGTGCTGGAAATCTTGAACCCGAAGTTGGGTTAGGtcaggcatatatatatatggaaaaggttttatgcggtcaagctcatgggaacttcccacgaggtcaagttgtgtggacccatcgtgatgggTGTGGCATGAGCTGAGGAATTGGAATAATATGGTCttactatatatatgtgtgtgtggaaaaggtttcatgtggtcgagctcatgggaacttcccacgaggtcgagttgtgtgggcccacgtgatgtatgtcaaaaatcaacaccatcaatcagatgcaccattccatggtgggcctaggtcttaaaaatcaagttaatctgtgacttgcatgggccacaccacgtgcaaaagttgagaggggttaccaaATACAAAGAAGGACCCACAATGATGACagttggattggcttgattttgagGCGTCCAAACTTCCATGGTGGGGCTAACCTGCTTTACAGGTTCCGACCGGTGTGAAAATTCTGTGGGGCCATCCCATTTTAGAGCATAATGcccaaattgaaacatatccaaatcacCACCGTTGAAAAAGCGGTAATAatgataatgacgtccaccaccGTTGAAAAAGTGGCAATAATGCTAATGACGTCCACCACttttgaaaccttcgtagggcccacagtggtgtttattttTTTATCGAACATACCGGGACCGTCAGTGTGATCATCAAACAGGCCGTGCGCCCACCATTCGATCACCATTGATCGATACATTAATTTTCGGCATGCATCGAACTACCCAAGTGGTCCGATCATTCGAGattggtgtgggtcccaccattttgaCTTGATCATGATCTGAACACCATAAATTTCTTATGATCTTTTTCACTTACTGTGATTTacccttcttttcttcttgcaGTTGTGCTGCCTTATGTTGCTGCTGCGTCTTGGATGCGTGCTTTTGAATGGTGACCAAagatgtgtggatgatttctcttcctctattatttatgttttccatcattttgatgtaaaaaagaaaagagaatgatATAGTCATTTCCTCTCTTTGGGAttgtattatttttaaaattcatttatgcGATGGTTAGttctattttgaaaattatcATCTGAAGATGGACCATGTGGGAGGTGGGTTCTATCATCTGACGTCTAATAAGATGGACCACGTGGGCTCTACCTCGATGGTACATGGTTAAGAAACTTGAAATTCGGGCTCGATTCTATGTCTACCATGTTGGGTCAACTGCTCCAGCTAGTCTTGGAAAATAATCAATTGGACATGATGGGTGGGCTTACATCAACTAGAATAGTCTTCCACTAATAATTGAATTGACAATATTTTATAAGTAATATTGAATGGACATGGTAGCAGTAGGCTGTGGAAAATTATTGTAGCcctaagctctgtgggacccaccatgatgtatgtgtcaaatATATACAGTCATTCTGATTCACCGGCTCATCTCACGGCATGAACCCaaaggtagatccaaattagGTCTCTTTCCATGGCTTAGTGATAGACAGAGTGTGTTTCAATAATGAggatttgttggaaacatggTAAGTCCTAATGCGACTTGTCTGGCGCGAAAGCAACCTTAGATGAAATTACATAATACATTAAGGAAAGGAAAAGTTAAGCAACTATGGAAAATACATGAATTTTATATGGAaaattgacgtagggatgaatgtgatgaggtcgatcactgtcttcctcaaggataactactccgaatccacgaagcttctttggactcctcacagagacttatcgaatccacgaggaaagaaagcaagaaaatagaaataaattctaataaatttgaattttaattgattgattgaaataaatgagttcgtaaccctttaaatagggatactaagcaatatgagagaaatcagaagcaaactataactataactcctagaaattcgtaacttactataaataataaatttacttttatagtaagcaTCCTATGTATCTTGGGTTGGTGGGCTAAAGtatctcgtcctaccccaaaatcatatatggtacatcgagtaactcattccggtttgcgagatatgcttattttaaggttctgacggtcttaatAGCTTCTGCctctaatcgggccttctctggtccatcttgaacatgaaagcgtccacgacccgctctacattagtcccctccacttcaaaagaactcatccttgaGTTCTCGTGCTGCTTCTGTTCATGATACTTCGTCTGTGCGCCGTAATAatgcccggatcaaaagttatgatcaatttacggttcaccttcttttggtctaacCATGCTAGAAATATATCTAAAGCACTTTCTACATCAGACCCTTCCTCTTGGAaaaaacttgtcctcgagttaGTCAAGGGGcttggttcatgattctgagataacttttgatgtcgatgtttattagccattttcttgtaTTTAACATTAgactcttgagttgacacaatacatatACTCATGTTCTTCTTGACTTGGCTACTATGGATTAATTCTTTCACTTCTGCCTTTAAGATCCCACATTCCTTCTCATAATGTAGacaattaggcagacttatccCTCTGACAAGATCAatatggttttgtatatctcgtatgggaagAAATTTATTGGGGAGTTCATCAagcacaatcgccttgaactcctATAACACTGGCTTCAAATCCCCCGGGATGTTCATATGCTCCATATATTCTTTATTTTCAACTAATAgatatatatctcttgtttcctcagattgtttaacaaaaacATGTTCAATTGTGATAGATTGTCCCTCTACTTTAGAAGTTTTGGGTTGGTTCTCCGCTCTGATAGAGAGGAGGCCAATCTTTCTAAAATCTTTATTAAATTTGAATATGTTATCTTGACCTCTATGCGTAGcaatagcatcaatattattttgtcatgatcgaccaagtaacatatgacaaactttTGTGTCGACTACGTCACTAAATActtaatccttataatttttaccaattgaaaacaagATAGTGTATTGTTCGGTTACTTCTATTTTATTGACtgccttgatccatccaatcgtatatggagatggatgcttttctgttttcagttgcagcttttccaccattattttcgacacgagATTCTCACTGCTCCTGACATTGATGATCACATTACATACTTTTTGGCTTATAGTGcacctcgttcgaaagatgttgtcttaTTGTAAATCTATTTCTACCCTTGGCATGTATAATGGCTTCCTGATGTTCACGGTGATAGCCTGCAATTCACCATTATTAGTGGGTATTATATGAAAATCAGGGTTGCTTCGTGCAACGACCACAGGCAGTTGAGCATTGCATTGGGCTCAGTGTAGAATTAGTGCATCCGCAATACGGTTAAAGGTTGCCAGCAGCCCTTACACGGTCACCTGACTCTctcggtggaaagctttcattctttccaaaagataacgaatccctgtatCACCATCCACAGGATTTTGCTTCATACCTTCATTATTTGTCATCGGCCCGAAGGAAATCCTcgttttgataccaattgacgcagggatgaacgtgatgaggtcgatcacagtcttcctcaaggataactactccgaatctacgaagcttctctgaactcctcacagagacttctcgaattcacgaggaaagaaagcaagaaaataaaaataaattctaataaattcaaattttaattgattgattgaaataaatgacttcacaaccttttaaatagggatatcaagtaatataagagaaatcagaagcaaactataactaaaactcctagaaattcctaacttactataaatagtaaatttacttttatagtaagtgtcctatataGTTTAACTACGTTATTctcataattattctaagcacttttcatgttggacacaactcctaaagccaaacggatgaagagttataatcaaactaaaacttattatttatagtaaaaaaaggaactaaacatggaattcggccgtcgatatgatggaatctcgcaaatttggtgtgggcaacccggcatatccgggttggttggctaaagtagcttatcctacctcaaaatcatatataggacatcgagtaactcattccggtatgcgagatatgcctgttttaatgtTCTAACGGTCTTGATGGCTTCTGCCCCTTATCAGGCCTTCTCTGgaccatcttggacatgaaagtgtcggCGATCCATTCTACATCAAAaatctcttgaaaaaaaaaagacatgataGCACCAAATGACAAATAATCTAAAGAGATTGAACAACTtacgaacaaaaaaaaaaaaaaaactctaattttCTCCCTCTCAACATCCTTGGCTTACAAGCTCTCTCAATCTCATTCAAGTGTCAACCAATAAAACATTTTTAGCATCTATTTGCCCTCTCAACATATTCATTTGGaccaaggaaaaacacaaatatcagcttgatcctaactTTGAAGTTTCTATGCCAGGCCAGTGAGTTAGCTAGTGGTTGTTCATCCattatattttttcatatcattttatggcttgagttaaaaaataaggtaggtccaaatctcaagtggaccacatcacaataaacatgttgattgaactctgaccatttaaaacttcttcaggccataaaagttttggatcaggctagtaTTTGTTTTGCCAGCATCCATGCATGTCTGTATGTCCTAAtcataggttggatttcaaataaatattacggtgggtgtTGGGAGGTTTTTAATGTTCGACATTCAGTCACTACtgttttcttatgatgtggtccctgagatttagatttgtctcatttttttatttttattttttattttatcaagctctaaaattatcggaaaaaaaatgatacaataaaacatatatatcttggtagggcccacagagaccAGCCAAAAGCCTAGCGAAATAGCGTCCAagtgggaaaggttgggattagttgggatggaattagtcccatggaattgcatttggttcctTGCATGATTTCCGTTGATTTTGAAATCtattacacatgtgggccccacattgatctttatgcatttatccatgctgtccatccatatacatcgtttacatgtgacattctagtttatatatatatatatatatatatatataagtgaacaacatccgttgtgaatttgatccgttgattacaattccatggtccaccaaacattattttgcttaatccagtaGTGTTTTCCCTTggcaaaaattttatcccaaacatgggattggatggctacaataccatggtatttccatacatgcaatcattgtgtaataatgatgGCAAAATGCATGAATGGAGTGCACTCGGATTGGTTAATACCCCCACGAGCACCTAGCAATATAGGCCGGGCATGGGTTTTACCGGACCTACCGGGATGTGTGTGCTTTATCCAATCAATTCAGAGCAAGCACAGAagggaccacatcacaagaaacagtggtgacaatgatgcccaccattgaaaccttcctagggcccaccatgatgtttattcggcatccaacctgttcatcaggtcacatAGACCATAATaaagggaaatcataaatattagcttgatctcaATCCCCACCGCTACCTTTGGTATATTCCACTTTGGGGTCTCTAAAAATATATAGACCAACGGTACA
Proteins encoded in this window:
- the LOC131221005 gene encoding protein CYSTEINE-RICH TRANSMEMBRANE MODULE 4-like — encoded protein: MSQYEQHQAPQVYPPPGQAYPPQSYPPQMEGYPPTAPPPMGYPTKDGSGYPQQHVPVETKSRGDGFWKGCFAALCCCCVLDACF